The Fictibacillus phosphorivorans genomic sequence ATATTTGGATATGTTTCTGCAACGTGTAACGTTAGTGTTCCTCCCATAGAGAGACCAGTAACAAAAATGGTATCACAACGTTCATTGAGCCATTGGTAACCTTCTTCAATAGAAGCAATCCAATCATGATATGTAGTCTTTTCCATATCCTCATAGTGGGTACCATGCCCCTTCAGCCTCGGACCACATACGGTATATCCTGCCTTTGCGTATGCCTCTCCTAAAGGGCGCATGCTCTGGGTAGAACCAGTAAAGCCATGAGAAATTAATATACCCACTTTGTTTCCTTCAAAGTAAAAAGGTTGAGCTTCAGTCATTACAGAATGCTTCTCTGTCATTGAAATCCCTCCAATATGAATAACTTACTTCATACATTCAAGAAATTTGTAACATTACCTGCAATAAAATATCTTACTTGATGTTTTAGCTCTTATCTTCCTTATTTTTAGGCTTTGACCACTCTAGTATCAAGATGACCAACACATAAAGAGAAGGTATAATTAAATTTTCTAATAACTGTAGACTTTTATATTTGAAAAAGTCAAACGCAATAAGGGTTAAATATATAGATATAAAATAATAGAAACTTTTTCGGGTTATCCCCATTTTCACACCTCAATTATACAGATAAAAGCTCTAGATTAAGTTACTTCAGTGTATTTTGATATTGTAATACAATTCCAGGAAACTTACACTTAAAAGAAAAGGAGATTCGTATATTATGACTTTATCACTTCCAAAAGCATTAGAACCCTATCGAAAAGACATTGAGAACACAGTTGTTCCTTTTGTTTCAATACAAGCAACGCGTCAGTCTACCGAGGTAAAAGACAGCAAAATTGGAGGATCGCCTTACTTGCCAGAAGGATTCTCTTATCCCTTAGATTCTTCTGGAAAACCAATGGCTCTTCTTTGCCAACTTAATTTTGAAGAAATTCCTCCCCTCGAACACTTCCCAAAGCAAGGGATTCTGCAGTTCTTTCTTTCAAAACATGATGATGTGATGGGAATGGATTTTGATAACCCTACAAATCAAAGTAACTTCCGTGTGGTTTATCATGAGGATCTAGCGTTGTCTCACACTTCTGCTTCTTATGTTTCCAAAGAAACCGAAGAGGAACACCTGCCTTTTAATGGTGAATACCGTTTATCTTTTTCCTTGTCAAAAGAAGCACTTGGTGTAAGTGATTTTCATTTTGAAGAAAGTTATGAATCTATTGATATGGATCAGGCTACTGGTGAAACAAATATGTGGGGAGAAGAAACGCTTTATGACCTTTTCTGTGAACATGTTGAGAACATGGGACACAAAATAGGCGGATACGCGTACTTTTCACAAACAGATCCACGTGATTA encodes the following:
- a CDS encoding YwqG family protein, producing the protein MTLSLPKALEPYRKDIENTVVPFVSIQATRQSTEVKDSKIGGSPYLPEGFSYPLDSSGKPMALLCQLNFEEIPPLEHFPKQGILQFFLSKHDDVMGMDFDNPTNQSNFRVVYHEDLALSHTSASYVSKETEEEHLPFNGEYRLSFSLSKEALGVSDFHFEESYESIDMDQATGETNMWGEETLYDLFCEHVENMGHKIGGYAYFSQTDPRDYGAQFDDYRITLLQIDTDDEGENDIMWGDAGVGNFFITKEDLRNKDFSRVLFNWDCH